In Numidum massiliense, a single genomic region encodes these proteins:
- the glpK gene encoding glycerol kinase GlpK: MDKKYILSIDQGTTSSRAILFNKDGEIVSVAQQEFKQYFPKPGWVEHDPQEIWSSVLAVIAQVMSYTNTLPEEIAAIGITNQRETTVVWDKHTGMPIYNAIVWQSRQTADICDELRAQGYDEMVREKTGLLIDAYFSGTKVKWILDNVEGAREKAESGDLLFGTMDTWLIWKLSGGEVHVTDYTNASRTLMYNIFDLKWDDDLLEMLGVPKAMLPDVKPSSHIYGQTVGYHFFGQQVPIAGVAGDQQAALFGQACYEKGMAKNTYGTGCFMLMNTGKQAVRSKNGLLTTIAWGVDGKVEYALEGSIFVAGSAIQWLRDGMRMLKTAAESEKLASKVSSTDGVYVVPAFVGLGTPYWDSEARGAVFGLTRGSEKEHLVRATLESLAYQTKDVLQAMTADSGIDLKALRVDGGAVKNDFLMQFQSDILGVPVERPVVNETTALGAAYLAGLAVGFWQDTAEIAAQWQVDSRFAVHMQEEERAQLYRGWQKAIEATQVFKL; the protein is encoded by the coding sequence GTGGATAAAAAGTACATTTTATCGATTGACCAAGGGACGACGAGTTCGCGGGCGATTTTATTTAACAAGGACGGGGAAATCGTCTCTGTCGCACAACAAGAATTTAAGCAGTACTTTCCGAAGCCAGGTTGGGTCGAACACGATCCGCAGGAAATATGGAGTAGCGTGTTAGCGGTCATCGCGCAGGTGATGTCGTATACGAATACGTTGCCAGAAGAAATAGCAGCGATCGGCATCACGAACCAACGGGAGACGACTGTCGTCTGGGACAAACATACGGGAATGCCGATTTACAACGCCATTGTGTGGCAGTCGCGGCAGACGGCCGACATTTGCGACGAACTGCGCGCACAAGGTTACGATGAGATGGTGCGGGAAAAAACCGGTTTGTTAATCGACGCTTATTTTTCGGGAACAAAAGTGAAGTGGATTCTTGACAACGTAGAAGGCGCGCGTGAGAAGGCGGAAAGCGGCGATCTCTTATTCGGCACGATGGACACGTGGCTCATTTGGAAATTGTCCGGCGGCGAGGTACATGTGACGGATTATACGAACGCTTCGCGCACGCTCATGTACAACATTTTCGATTTAAAGTGGGACGACGACTTGCTGGAGATGCTCGGCGTGCCAAAGGCGATGCTGCCGGACGTGAAACCGTCATCACACATTTATGGACAGACAGTCGGTTACCACTTCTTTGGCCAGCAAGTACCGATCGCTGGCGTAGCCGGCGATCAGCAGGCGGCGCTGTTCGGGCAAGCTTGTTATGAAAAAGGAATGGCGAAAAACACGTATGGAACCGGTTGTTTTATGCTCATGAATACGGGAAAGCAAGCCGTGCGCTCTAAGAACGGACTCCTCACGACGATCGCTTGGGGCGTCGACGGAAAAGTTGAATACGCGCTCGAAGGGAGTATTTTTGTCGCCGGTTCGGCTATCCAGTGGCTACGCGATGGGATGCGGATGTTAAAAACGGCGGCGGAAAGTGAAAAATTAGCGAGCAAAGTATCCTCTACCGACGGTGTGTATGTCGTGCCCGCGTTTGTCGGTTTAGGGACACCGTATTGGGATAGCGAAGCTCGCGGCGCGGTTTTCGGCCTTACGCGCGGTTCAGAAAAAGAGCACCTCGTGCGGGCGACTTTGGAGTCACTCGCTTATCAGACGAAAGATGTGTTACAGGCGATGACAGCCGATTCTGGGATCGATCTAAAAGCGCTGCGAGTCGACGGCGGCGCCGTAAAGAACGACTTTCTCATGCAGTTCCAGAGCGACATTCTCGGTGTACCTGTCGAACGGCCGGTCGTCAATGAAACGACGGCGCTCGGCGCAGCCTATTTAGCGGGCTTAGCAGTCGGCTTCTGGCAAGATACTGCTGAAATCGCTGCACAGTGGCAAGTCGATTCCCGTTTTGCCGTACACATGCAGGAGGAAGAGCGAGCACAACTGTACCGTGGCTGGCAAAAGGCCATTGAAGCGACACAAGTTTTCAAGTTGTAG
- a CDS encoding MIP/aquaporin family protein, with product MTPFLGELFGTMILIILGCGVVANVSLNKSKAQNGGWIVITLAWGLGVTMGVYAVGQISGAHLNPAVTIGFAAIGDFPWADVPAYVAGQMIGGVIGGVIVYLHFFAHWKATDDPAVKLGVFATSPAIRHPAANLLSEIIGTAVLLIGLLSIGSNEFTEGLNPFIVGFLIVAIGLSLGGPTGYAINPARDLGPRIAHFILPIPGKGGSDWGYAWIPVVGPIIGGIYGAVLYRAVFDGAYGGSFWLWTAITVGSVLLTRVADRGRGSGADTVTQ from the coding sequence ATGACACCGTTTTTAGGGGAACTGTTTGGCACGATGATTTTAATTATTTTAGGGTGTGGCGTCGTGGCCAACGTCAGTTTAAACAAGTCAAAAGCACAAAACGGGGGCTGGATTGTAATTACACTCGCTTGGGGTCTCGGGGTGACGATGGGCGTTTACGCCGTCGGCCAAATTAGTGGTGCACACCTCAATCCCGCAGTGACGATCGGCTTTGCGGCAATCGGCGATTTTCCGTGGGCCGACGTCCCCGCGTATGTCGCCGGACAAATGATCGGCGGCGTGATCGGCGGGGTAATCGTCTATCTCCACTTTTTTGCTCACTGGAAAGCGACTGACGATCCAGCGGTCAAGTTAGGGGTGTTTGCTACGTCGCCGGCCATTCGTCACCCAGCTGCAAACTTGTTAAGTGAAATTATCGGCACGGCGGTGTTGCTCATCGGTTTGTTATCGATCGGCTCCAACGAGTTTACGGAAGGGTTGAACCCGTTTATTGTCGGCTTTCTCATCGTCGCCATCGGCTTATCCCTCGGGGGACCAACCGGCTATGCGATCAATCCGGCGCGCGACCTCGGGCCGCGCATCGCCCACTTTATCCTCCCTATTCCTGGAAAAGGAGGGTCTGACTGGGGGTATGCGTGGATTCCCGTCGTCGGGCCGATAATCGGCGGCATATACGGAGCTGTCTTGTATCGGGCCGTCTTTGACGGTGCGTACGGCGGGTCGTTTTGGTTGTGGACGGCCATTACAGTCGGTAGCGTTTTGCTGACGCGCGTCGCCGATCGAGGGCGCGGTAGCGGTGCTGACACAGTCACCCAGTAA
- a CDS encoding glycerol-3-phosphate responsive antiterminator — translation MAFFGQEIVPAVRKMRDFEWLLESHYEYIIMLDTHISQLKSIVAYAKQSEKKLLLHADLICGLKGDEYGAQFICEEIRPAGIISTRSSVVTTAKKKGLLAVQRLFLLDSLALETSYQILGKNNPDYIEVLPGIMPNIIKEVYDKTRIPIFAGGLIRTSEDVQAALDGGALAATSSAKHLWKQFQPTP, via the coding sequence GTGGCGTTTTTTGGACAAGAAATTGTGCCAGCCGTGCGCAAAATGCGCGACTTCGAGTGGTTGCTCGAGAGTCATTACGAATACATCATCATGTTGGACACACACATCAGTCAACTAAAAAGTATCGTCGCTTACGCGAAGCAATCCGAAAAAAAATTACTGCTGCACGCGGATTTAATATGTGGTCTGAAAGGCGACGAGTACGGCGCGCAGTTTATTTGTGAAGAGATTCGTCCAGCAGGGATTATTTCCACCCGCTCCAGTGTCGTCACGACGGCGAAGAAAAAAGGATTGCTCGCCGTTCAACGTCTGTTTTTACTCGATTCACTCGCCTTAGAGACGAGTTACCAAATTTTGGGAAAAAACAACCCGGATTACATTGAAGTACTGCCCGGCATCATGCCGAACATCATTAAAGAAGTGTACGACAAGACACGTATTCCCATCTTTGCTGGTGGTCTCATTCGCACATCAGAAGACGTACAGGCTGCCTTAGACGGTGGCGCACTTGCGGCGACGAGTTCGGCAAAACATTTGTGGAAACAGTTTCAGCCAACACCGTAA
- a CDS encoding solute symporter family protein, whose product MPTEMFGVILFLLIVGITIYITYWASQRNKSAADFYAAGRSLSGWQNGVAIAGDYLSAASFLGIAGLIALNGYDGFMYSVGWLVGYLIVLYVVAEPLRNSGKYTIADVLAYRLKQKPVRTMAAVNTLVISTFYMIAQMVGAGAIIHLLVGIPYELSVLIIGVLMIVYVVFGGMLATTWVQIVKAVLLMFATVLISLLVLMSFGFNISALFGEVVAKQGVEFLQPGMLYKNPIDLVSLSFALVLGTAGLPHILIRFYTVPTAMEARKSVIWAMVIIGLFYIMTTFLGFGAALFVGRDAILAADAGGNMAAPLLAQTIGGGPGTVGGDLFMAAIAAVSFATIVAVVAGLTITASSAFAHDIYTNVIKKGKASEKTQFRVARYTAFVIGAISIVIGILGKGQNVAYLVALAFAVAASANLPVIIFSVYWRRFNTTGAVAGMLVGLVSAVTLVVLGPSVLGESAIFPLANPGIVSIPLGFLSSIVFCLLSRPETADEKYKEMYVKANTGIEAEL is encoded by the coding sequence ATGCCGACAGAAATGTTTGGGGTCATCTTGTTTTTGCTAATCGTCGGTATAACGATTTACATTACGTATTGGGCGTCACAGCGCAATAAGAGTGCGGCCGACTTTTATGCTGCCGGCCGCTCACTTTCCGGTTGGCAAAACGGGGTCGCCATTGCCGGCGATTACCTCAGTGCCGCTTCCTTTTTAGGGATCGCTGGGCTCATTGCGTTGAACGGGTACGACGGTTTTATGTATTCTGTCGGCTGGTTAGTCGGCTACCTCATCGTGTTGTACGTTGTCGCTGAACCGCTCCGCAATTCGGGAAAATACACCATTGCCGACGTGTTGGCGTACCGCTTAAAACAGAAGCCGGTACGGACGATGGCTGCAGTGAACACGCTCGTAATCAGTACGTTTTATATGATTGCGCAGATGGTCGGCGCAGGAGCGATTATTCATTTGCTCGTCGGCATTCCGTACGAATTGTCAGTGCTCATCATCGGCGTGCTCATGATTGTCTACGTCGTATTCGGCGGCATGCTGGCGACGACGTGGGTGCAAATCGTAAAAGCGGTGTTGCTCATGTTTGCGACGGTGTTGATTAGCCTACTCGTACTAATGTCGTTCGGCTTCAACATTTCGGCACTGTTCGGGGAGGTTGTCGCCAAACAAGGCGTGGAATTTTTACAACCCGGGATGCTGTACAAAAACCCGATCGATCTCGTCTCCTTAAGTTTTGCACTCGTGCTCGGGACGGCCGGTTTGCCGCATATCCTCATCCGCTTTTACACCGTGCCGACAGCGATGGAGGCGCGCAAGTCGGTTATTTGGGCGATGGTCATCATTGGACTCTTTTATATTATGACGACCTTCCTCGGCTTCGGTGCCGCGCTTTTCGTCGGACGCGATGCAATTCTTGCTGCAGACGCTGGCGGTAACATGGCTGCGCCACTGCTCGCGCAAACCATCGGCGGCGGACCGGGCACGGTCGGGGGCGATTTATTTATGGCGGCGATTGCTGCTGTGTCGTTCGCGACGATCGTCGCTGTCGTCGCCGGGTTGACGATTACCGCTTCCAGTGCGTTTGCGCACGACATTTACACAAACGTCATTAAAAAAGGTAAAGCCTCCGAAAAGACGCAATTTCGCGTGGCGCGCTATACTGCTTTTGTCATCGGGGCGATTTCGATCGTCATCGGCATACTAGGTAAGGGGCAAAACGTCGCCTACCTTGTGGCGCTGGCCTTCGCGGTGGCTGCGAGTGCCAACTTGCCAGTGATCATTTTCTCCGTTTACTGGCGACGCTTCAATACGACTGGGGCGGTAGCCGGGATGTTGGTCGGTCTCGTATCCGCAGTGACACTCGTCGTCCTCGGCCCGAGTGTGCTCGGGGAGAGCGCGATCTTTCCGCTCGCCAATCCGGGAATCGTCAGTATTCCACTCGGTTTTCTTTCCTCAATCGTCTTTTGTCTACTAAGCCGTCCGGAAACAGCGGATGAAAAGTACAAAGAAATGTACGTCAAAGCGAATACGGGCATTGAAGCAGAACTATGA
- a CDS encoding DUF485 domain-containing protein, translated as MDKWEKIATSNEFKALERSKARFIWPIVVVFILFYLSLPLMAGYVKPLMNTFVVGNITFGYAFATSQFFVAWLLAFLYVARAKRFDAQAEDIRQKYDGEGV; from the coding sequence GTGGATAAGTGGGAAAAAATTGCAACATCCAACGAGTTTAAGGCGTTGGAACGCAGCAAAGCGCGTTTCATTTGGCCGATCGTCGTCGTCTTTATTTTGTTTTACTTGTCACTGCCACTCATGGCCGGTTACGTTAAACCGCTTATGAACACGTTCGTCGTCGGCAATATTACGTTTGGCTACGCCTTTGCTACGTCACAGTTTTTCGTGGCGTGGCTGCTTGCGTTTCTGTACGTTGCCCGCGCTAAGCGCTTCGATGCACAAGCAGAAGATATTCGCCAAAAATACGACGGGGAAGGGGTTTGA
- a CDS encoding RecX family transcriptional regulator has translation MERTITKIEQGKRHPERFNIFLDGEFALSVHEDVLVKCRLHKGQTVHEDDWRGVLREEEEAKAKQLALKYVAYKPRTEQEIVRYLREKGFSNAIVATVIAWLTQYRYLDDRAYANAWVGERRRTKGASRELLRMELRQKGIAEQTIDEALADLSATDEADLAREWAFKRYARVRHLDWQTVQRRIGSFLARKGYSYSDIASALRELRRAHDEDGSDGEDGSDGNE, from the coding sequence TTGGAGCGCACGATTACGAAAATTGAGCAGGGGAAACGCCATCCCGAGCGGTTTAATATTTTTCTCGACGGGGAGTTTGCGCTGAGTGTGCACGAAGACGTGCTCGTTAAGTGCCGTTTGCACAAAGGACAAACCGTACACGAAGATGACTGGCGGGGCGTGCTCAGGGAGGAAGAAGAAGCGAAAGCGAAACAATTGGCGCTTAAGTACGTGGCTTACAAACCGCGCACGGAACAAGAGATCGTAAGATATTTACGAGAAAAAGGTTTTTCTAACGCGATCGTCGCGACTGTGATCGCCTGGCTCACCCAATACCGCTATCTCGACGACCGCGCCTACGCAAACGCGTGGGTCGGGGAACGGCGCCGTACGAAAGGCGCGTCGCGAGAACTGCTGCGCATGGAATTGCGGCAGAAAGGTATTGCGGAACAGACAATTGACGAGGCGTTAGCCGACCTTTCCGCAACCGACGAGGCCGATCTCGCGCGCGAATGGGCGTTCAAACGGTATGCGCGGGTACGTCACCTCGATTGGCAGACGGTGCAGCGGCGCATCGGTTCATTCCTTGCCCGCAAAGGTTATTCCTACTCTGACATTGCCTCAGCGCTACGCGAGTTACGCCGCGCCCATGACGAAGATGGTAGCGATGGAGAAGATGGTAGCGATGGAAATGAATAG
- the recA gene encoding recombinase RecA has protein sequence MSERKQALEQALRQIEKQFGKGSIMKLGEAAHAPISTVPSGALALDIALGVGGFPRGRVIEIYGPESSGKTTVALHAIAEVQKKGGQAAFIDAEHALDPVYAGKLGVDIDELLLSQPDTGEQALEIAEALVRSGAVDIIVVDSVAALVPKAEIEGEMGDSHVGLQARLMSQALRKLSGAINKSRSIAIFINQLREKVGVMFGNPETTPGGRALKFYSSVRLEVRRAETLKQGNEMVGNRTRIKVVKNKVAPPFKQAEVDIMYGEGISREGSLLDIGSELDIVNKSGAWYSFEGERLGQGRENAKDYLKEHPDIAETIETKVRRHYGLEGGAASAGSDKDTPEQEQEEATLLD, from the coding sequence GTGTCAGAACGCAAACAAGCTTTGGAGCAAGCGCTGCGTCAGATTGAAAAGCAGTTCGGCAAAGGCTCGATTATGAAACTCGGCGAGGCGGCGCACGCGCCGATTTCTACCGTTCCGAGCGGCGCACTTGCCCTCGACATTGCCCTCGGTGTCGGCGGCTTTCCCCGCGGCCGCGTGATCGAAATTTACGGTCCCGAATCGTCGGGGAAGACGACGGTCGCCCTGCACGCGATTGCCGAAGTGCAGAAGAAAGGTGGACAAGCCGCGTTTATCGACGCTGAACACGCGTTAGATCCGGTCTACGCCGGGAAGCTCGGGGTCGACATCGACGAGTTGCTCTTGTCGCAACCCGATACGGGCGAACAGGCGCTGGAAATCGCTGAGGCGCTCGTACGCAGCGGCGCAGTAGACATTATTGTCGTCGACTCGGTGGCAGCGCTCGTGCCGAAAGCGGAAATCGAAGGGGAGATGGGCGACTCACACGTCGGCCTGCAGGCGCGCTTAATGTCGCAAGCGTTGCGCAAGCTGTCGGGAGCGATAAACAAATCGCGTTCGATCGCCATCTTTATCAACCAGTTGCGCGAGAAGGTCGGCGTCATGTTCGGTAACCCGGAAACGACGCCAGGCGGACGGGCGCTCAAGTTTTACAGCAGTGTCCGGCTTGAAGTGCGTCGTGCCGAGACACTCAAACAAGGGAACGAAATGGTCGGCAACCGCACGCGGATTAAGGTCGTGAAGAACAAAGTAGCTCCGCCGTTTAAACAGGCCGAGGTCGACATTATGTACGGTGAAGGGATCTCCCGCGAGGGGAGCTTGCTCGACATCGGCAGCGAATTAGACATCGTCAACAAAAGCGGTGCATGGTATTCTTTCGAAGGGGAGCGGCTCGGACAAGGTCGGGAAAATGCGAAAGACTACTTAAAAGAGCATCCGGACATTGCGGAAACGATCGAAACAAAAGTGCGTCGCCACTACGGTCTCGAAGGGGGCGCCGCATCCGCGGGAAGCGACAAAGACACACCTGAACAGGAACAAGAGGAAGCAACCCTCCTCGATTAG
- a CDS encoding DEAD/DEAH box helicase: protein MTKRFEDLHIEQTILRAIEQLGFEEPSPIQASCIPHILDGNDLIGQAQTGTGKTAAFGIPLVQRVKSRAHHVQSIILTPTRELAIQVSGEIRRIAKYKGTKVLPIYGGQSIGHQIRALKQGVDIVIGTPGRVLDHIHRRTLKLQAIDTIVLDEADEMLDMGFIDDIEEVLRHIPAERQMLLFSATMSPDVLRLSKRYMNNAKRISVNRGDVTAPLVKQVYYKVLERNKLDGLCRILDCDDIELGIVFCRTKKGVDELADALQSRGYLAAGLHGDMNQVQRNRAMNDFRGGRVELLVATDVAARGIDVDNVSHVINYDIPQDAESYVHRIGRTGRAGKSGEAITLVTPREIKQLQLLQRATKSSLEPRNLPTPEEVAEKMQASWVEQLAHAIEEEGDTHLFDETVHELVTAGHDPLKIAAAAVKLAFYERPADEEGYHFGETGAAPGMVRFFINAGKNVNIRPRDLVAAIETATGVTDRDIGKINIFDRFAFVEIPEKAAPFVFEALQKSRINGARINLEPARPREGRR, encoded by the coding sequence TTGACCAAACGTTTTGAAGATCTACACATTGAACAAACTATTTTACGCGCCATTGAACAACTCGGCTTTGAGGAGCCGTCGCCGATTCAAGCCTCGTGCATTCCGCACATACTCGACGGCAACGACCTTATCGGACAAGCACAGACAGGGACTGGAAAAACTGCCGCTTTCGGCATCCCCCTCGTCCAGCGTGTTAAATCGCGCGCCCATCACGTGCAAAGCATCATTCTTACACCGACGCGAGAATTAGCGATCCAAGTTTCCGGAGAAATACGTCGCATTGCTAAATATAAGGGGACTAAAGTTTTACCGATCTACGGCGGACAGTCGATCGGGCACCAAATTCGCGCCCTCAAGCAAGGTGTCGACATCGTCATCGGGACGCCGGGACGCGTCCTCGACCACATCCACCGCCGCACGCTGAAGCTACAGGCGATCGACACGATCGTGTTAGACGAAGCGGACGAAATGCTCGACATGGGCTTTATTGACGACATTGAAGAAGTGCTGCGCCACATACCAGCGGAACGGCAAATGTTGTTGTTTTCGGCGACGATGTCCCCGGATGTGTTGCGCTTGTCGAAACGGTATATGAACAACGCCAAACGCATTTCGGTGAACAGGGGCGATGTGACGGCGCCACTCGTCAAGCAAGTGTACTACAAAGTGTTAGAGCGCAATAAATTAGATGGCCTTTGCCGCATTTTGGATTGTGACGACATCGAACTCGGCATCGTGTTTTGCCGCACAAAAAAAGGAGTCGACGAATTGGCGGACGCCCTCCAGTCGCGGGGGTACTTAGCTGCTGGTCTGCACGGCGACATGAACCAAGTGCAGCGCAACCGCGCGATGAACGATTTTCGCGGGGGACGTGTCGAATTACTGGTGGCGACGGACGTGGCAGCGCGAGGCATCGACGTCGACAACGTGTCGCACGTAATCAATTACGATATACCACAAGATGCGGAAAGCTACGTGCACCGCATCGGGCGCACGGGGCGTGCCGGGAAGAGCGGTGAAGCGATCACGCTCGTCACGCCGCGGGAAATAAAACAACTGCAATTGCTACAGCGGGCGACGAAGTCGTCACTCGAACCGCGTAACTTGCCGACACCGGAAGAAGTGGCAGAGAAAATGCAGGCGAGCTGGGTGGAGCAACTGGCGCATGCGATTGAAGAAGAGGGCGATACCCACTTGTTCGACGAAACAGTACACGAATTAGTCACAGCTGGGCACGACCCGCTGAAGATCGCCGCTGCCGCCGTAAAACTAGCCTTCTACGAGCGTCCCGCAGACGAGGAAGGGTACCACTTCGGCGAGACAGGTGCGGCTCCGGGGATGGTGCGTTTCTTTATTAACGCCGGAAAAAATGTCAACATCCGGCCGCGCGACCTCGTCGCTGCGATTGAAACCGCGACTGGAGTCACTGATCGCGACATCGGAAAGATTAACATTTTTGACCGCTTTGCTTTTGTCGAAATTCCGGAAAAAGCGGCCCCGTTCGTGTTCGAAGCGTTACAAAAATCGCGCATCAACGGCGCTCGCATAAACTTAGAACCGGCAAGACCGCGGGAAGGGCGCCGCTAA
- a CDS encoding competence/damage-inducible protein A encodes MRAEIIAVGTELLLGQIVNTNAQYLSEELAKIGIDVYFHTVVGDNRARLCEAIQQAQTRADLLVFSGGLGPTEDDLTKETVADIAGVPLEIHAESLRRMEHFFSSRGRTMTDNNRKQALVFAGGTVFLNDNGTAPGVALTSGAHHYVLLPGPPRELKPMFRNDVLPYLRSLLPAEEVVHSRVLRFFGIGESQLETEIVDIIRAQRNPTIAPLAKEGEVTVRLTAKASTAKEAEALMAETEKRIRARVGRYLYGVNDTSLADVVVDQLRTAKQTVAVAESCTGGLASHMFTQVPGSSAVFSGGIVCYSVASKRQLLGVPEEVLATYGTVSETTARLLAEGAKERFGSDYGIGITGVAGPDAVEDKPVGHVFIALARPTGETVVKLLKLAGLRPTIQANAAKQALFLLYKYFTHTLKNER; translated from the coding sequence TTGCGTGCAGAAATTATTGCAGTCGGAACAGAATTGTTGTTAGGGCAAATTGTAAACACGAATGCCCAATATTTATCGGAAGAACTGGCGAAAATAGGAATTGACGTCTACTTTCACACGGTCGTCGGCGACAACCGCGCACGGCTGTGCGAGGCGATTCAGCAAGCGCAGACGCGAGCAGATTTGCTCGTTTTTTCCGGTGGTCTCGGCCCGACGGAAGACGATTTGACGAAGGAAACGGTGGCAGACATTGCCGGCGTACCGCTTGAGATACATGCGGAAAGCTTGCGGCGGATGGAACATTTTTTTTCGTCGCGCGGCCGTACGATGACGGACAACAACCGTAAACAAGCGCTCGTGTTCGCGGGCGGAACGGTTTTCCTGAATGACAACGGGACAGCGCCAGGCGTGGCGCTAACGTCAGGTGCGCATCATTACGTGTTGTTGCCAGGACCGCCGCGCGAGTTAAAACCGATGTTCCGAAATGACGTCCTCCCGTATTTGCGCAGCTTATTGCCTGCCGAGGAAGTCGTTCATTCCCGCGTGTTGCGTTTTTTCGGCATCGGCGAGTCGCAGCTCGAAACCGAGATCGTGGACATCATTCGCGCGCAGCGCAACCCGACGATCGCACCGCTGGCGAAAGAAGGAGAAGTAACCGTACGACTGACGGCGAAAGCATCTACCGCCAAGGAGGCAGAGGCACTTATGGCGGAGACGGAGAAGCGGATTCGCGCGCGCGTCGGCCGTTACTTGTACGGTGTGAACGACACGTCGCTAGCAGACGTCGTCGTCGACCAGTTGCGCACTGCCAAGCAAACGGTAGCGGTGGCGGAAAGTTGCACGGGGGGCCTTGCGAGTCATATGTTTACGCAAGTGCCTGGCAGCAGCGCTGTCTTCAGCGGCGGCATTGTGTGCTACAGTGTCGCCAGCAAACGACAGCTACTCGGCGTTCCAGAAGAGGTACTCGCCACGTATGGCACGGTGAGTGAAACGACAGCGCGCCTCCTCGCCGAAGGCGCGAAGGAACGCTTCGGCAGCGATTACGGCATCGGCATTACGGGAGTTGCTGGCCCCGATGCGGTCGAAGATAAACCGGTCGGCCACGTTTTTATCGCCTTAGCCCGTCCAACGGGAGAGACCGTCGTTAAATTGTTAAAGTTGGCTGGCTTAAGGCCGACAATTCAAGCAAACGCAGCAAAACAAGCGCTATTTCTTTTATACAAATATTTTACGCATACGCTCAAAAATGAAAGGTGA
- the pgsA gene encoding CDP-diacylglycerol--glycerol-3-phosphate 3-phosphatidyltransferase: protein MNLPNKITLSRIVLIPVIIVFLSVPFDFGKVEFAGSVVTVSELVAVIVFIIAASTDGLDGYIARKHKLVTTLGKLLDPLADKLLLTAALVSLVEMQRIDAWIVIVIISREFAVTGLRLIAIENGRVIAASKLAKWKTTIQIVAVISLMLNNFPFSIFSIPFSQIAIWAAVVITVWSGIDYFYKNKEILMHS, encoded by the coding sequence GTGAACCTCCCTAACAAAATTACGTTGTCGCGGATCGTGTTAATTCCCGTCATTATCGTGTTTTTATCGGTACCTTTTGACTTCGGCAAGGTAGAATTCGCCGGTTCAGTCGTTACCGTTAGCGAATTAGTCGCGGTAATTGTGTTTATTATTGCCGCGAGTACGGACGGTTTAGACGGTTACATCGCGCGTAAACACAAACTCGTGACGACGTTAGGAAAGTTGCTCGACCCACTAGCCGACAAGTTACTTTTGACCGCAGCACTCGTTTCTCTCGTCGAAATGCAACGCATCGACGCATGGATTGTCATTGTCATTATTAGCCGCGAATTTGCCGTTACCGGCCTTAGACTAATCGCGATCGAAAACGGGCGCGTCATCGCCGCGAGCAAACTCGCCAAGTGGAAAACGACGATACAAATTGTAGCGGTCATTAGTCTCATGTTGAATAATTTCCCGTTTAGTATTTTTTCCATTCCGTTTTCACAAATTGCGATTTGGGCTGCCGTCGTGATTACCGTCTGGTCGGGTATCGATTATTTTTATAAAAACAAAGAAATTCTCATGCACTCTTGA